TTTCCTGATTTGCGAGAGCGTCCACGGACTGTTGCCGCGCAGCTTGCGATGGCCCTGCGAGAAGCTCAGGTCGAGGATGCGGCACAACTCGCTGGTTTGCTGGCGCTTGGCAATGCCGTGCCGGCTCATCAGTTCGCGCACGCGTTCGGCAACGGCGAGAGAGTCAGCGGAGAGAGCGTCGTTGGACATGCTGGATGTTTGTTCAGTCGTCGAGTTATTCATTGGGCATCGTGCGTCTCTCGTATTCTAACGAGGAAGTGCATGCAAATTGCATCAGGATGACTACTGGATTGACGCATAAAGCTTTGCGCCGTTAAGACGAAGTGCTCCCTTCACTTCGTTGCAGTCATTTCGGTGCCCTCATTTCGGCGTAATGTCCCGACGCACACGCATGATGTGCTGCTCGACATAGAACGCCGCGGCTTCGCCGTCTCCGTTGACGATCGCCTCGTAGATCAACCGGTGTTCGGACACATACAGACGAACCCGGCCGATGTCGTAGATCGCGTCGTCCTTGAGGCGCTTCCACAGCGGTTGGTTCATTGCTTTCGCAACTTCATCGGCGATCTTCACGAACAGCGCGTCGCCGGTCATGATGGCGAGCTGACGGTGAAACAGCCGGTCGCTGTCGTTCCACAGCGCGCGTTGCGCGGCATCGGTGACATCGGTGAGCGAATCCATCTGCGCGAGATAGTGCTCGGCGATCTCGTCGCGCCGAGCCTGCATGGCGGCGCGCCGCGCGATGGCCGGTTCGAGCACGAGGCGTACGTCGAGCGCGGAAGTCGGGCTGAAGTCCGCGTCGGCGCCGAACGCCGCGCCGCCGCCCGGCGCCGTGGCCAGCCGCTGCAGCGCATCGGCGCAGACGTAGGTACCGGAATTGCGCCGCGTCAGGACGAGCCCTTCGTTCTGCAGCGCACCGATGGCCTCGCGCACGGCGGGCCGGCCGACGCCGAAGCGCGCCGCGAGGTCGCGTTCGGACGGCAGGCGCGACTCCGGCGCGAACTGGCCGTTGCGGATATCGACGCGCATGCGCTCGGCGACCTGCTCGTAGATCTGCTTGGGACGGAACGGATTATCGGGCGGGAGCGATGTCATGACCGGAGAACGCGCTGACTGACTGATCCGGAATTGAACCAGTTTGACGCAATTTTTTTGATATTGGTTGATACAGAACCAAAGCTGGTCTACATTCAGCGCCAGTATAGAACAGTCTGAGTCGGAGACAACAATGGTCTGCATAAAGGATCATTCGAGGGCGTTGCCTGATGAAGCAAAGCGGGCCATGCAGGGAGCCGCGAAGCCATGAAACTGAACCGCGTGATCAGCACGGTCGAAGTCCATACCGCGGGCGAGCCGTTTCGCATCGTGACCAGCGGTCTGCCGAAAATTCCGGGCAAAACCATCGTCGAGCGGCGCGCGTGGCTCAAGGAGCACGCGGACCCTCTGCGCCGCGCGCTGATCTTCGAGCCGCGCGGCCACGCCGATATGTACGGCGGGTATCTGACCGATGCGGTCAGCGAGGGCGCCGACTTCGGCATCATCTTCGTTCACAACGAGGGGTATAGCGACCATTGCGGGCACGGCGTGATTGCGCTCGCGACGGCAGCCGTATCGCTCGGCTGGGTCGAGCGGACCGAGCCGGAGACGCGCGTGGGCATCGATGCGCCGTGCGGGTTTATCGAGGCGTTCGTCAAATGGGACGGCACGCATGCGGGCAGCGTGCGCTTCGTCAATGTGCCGTCGTTTATCTGGGCGCGCGATGTCGTCGTGCAGACGCCGGGTTTCGGCGAGGTGCGCGGCGATATTGCGTTCGGCGGCGCGTTCTACTTTTACACGTCGGGCGCGCCGTTCGAGCTGGCGGTGCGCGAATCGGATATTGACCGGTTGATCCGCTTCGGCGCCGAAGTGAAGCGCGCGGCCAACGACGCGTTCAAGGTTCAGCATCCGCACATTCCCGAAATCAACCACGTGTACGGCACGATCATCGATAACGCGCCGCGCCACGCGGGCTCGACGCAGGCGAACTGCTGCGTATTCGCGGACCGCGAGGTCGACCGGTCGCCGACGGGGTCCGGCACGGCGGGGCGGGTCGCGCAACTCTATCTGCGCGGGCAGTTGAAGATGGGCGAGACGCTCGTCAACGAATCGGTGATCGGCACGATCTTTCGCGGGCGTGTGCTGCGCGAAACGAAGCTTGATCGCTTCGATGCGGTGATTCCCGAGATCGAGGGCGAGGCCTACATTTGCGGGTTCGCGAACTGGATTGTCGATGAGCGCGATCCGTTGTCGTATGGGTTTCTGGTGCGCTGAGTCGCGCGATTCGATCGCATCTCGAACCACCGACCTGAAATCGAACCGCCGACCTGACCTGACGGAGGCTTTATCGATATGCCGAACAGCCTGTCCACGCCGCTTTTCAACGGCGCCGAGACCGCGCGGCTCACGCCTTATCCGGCGCTCGTCGATGCGCTGGCCACTGCCGTGGTCGATTACACGGAGAAGCGCATCGCGAGCCCCGAGCGGCTTGTCGTGCCGCTCAACGACGGCGGCGTGCTGCTGTCGATGCCGGCGACCGCGGCGGACCTCGCGATCCACAAGCTCGTCAACGTGTGCCCGGGCAACCGCGAGCGCGGCTTGCCGACGATTCACGGCCAGGTGATGGCGATCGAGCCTGATACCGGCGAGACGCTGTTTATCCTCGATGGCCCGACGGTGACGGGCCGCCGGACCGCCGCGATGACGATGCTCGGTGTGCGCACGCTCAGCCGCGCGTCGCCGCGCGATGTGCTGCTGATCGGCACCGGCACGCAGGCGGCGAACCACCTCGAGGCGTTGCGCGAGTTGTATCCCGAGGCGCTCGTGCGCGTGCGCGGCAGCTCGCCGGCGCGAGCGCATGCGTTCTGCGACGAGCACGCCGCAAGGCTGCAGACGAAGGCGGGAGCGCAGGGATCCCGGCTGCAGCCGGTCGAAGACACGACGGTGCCCGATTCGGTCGATCTCGTCATCACGCTGACGACGAGCCGCACGGCCGTCTACAACGAAGCGCCGCGCGCGGGGCGGCTCGTGGTTGGCGTCGGCGCGTTCAAGCCCGATATGGCGGAACTCGGCGCGCGGACGCTCTCCGGCAGCGCGCTGTTTGTTGACGATCCGGCCGGCGCGAAGCATGAAGCAGGGGATCTGATTCAGGCGGGCGTGGACTGGGCGAACGTGGCGGGGATTGTCGTTGCGCTGGGAGGCGCGGCGGATCGCGCGGCGCGCATCGCCCGCGTAGCGGCGACTGATGCGCCCACGGCCGGCGCCGCTGCGACTACCGACGATGGCGCGCCGCGCGTCTTCAAGACCGTCGGCTGCGCGGCATGGGACCTGGCGGCGGGCCGCGTCGCCCGCGGGCTGCTGAAGGCGGCCTAGCGGCGCCTCGCGGCGGCCCGCCGTAGGCCTTCACGCATAGGCCTTCACTGATCCCACACCTTCGCGCACGACCGTTCACTATCCAGGCCTTGCCGCGCCCAACGTGCAAACAACACGAAAACGTTGCAACATAGGCGTCTCACGAAAAACGCCGCGGTCAGATACCGGATACGGGCGCCGAACCGCGCTCCCATCTTCCCGGTCCGCCAGACCCGCATGAAGTCAATCCGGGCACAGGTACATCCGCCGCGTTTCTCGCTGATCCAGTTCTTCGACCGCTGCTTCTTACCTGGTGCGACCGCGCTATGACGACTTCCCACGCTCCCGCTACGCCGGACCTTCCGCTCGACATGATCATTTTCGGCGGCGCCGGCGACCTGTCCGCCCGCAAGCTGCTGCCCGCGCTGTTTATGGCGCATTCGCACGGCAATCTGCCCGGCGACACGCGCATTCTCGCCATCGGCCGCCGCGACTGGACACGCGAACAGTATGTGAACTTCATGGAAGAGCACTCGAAGCCGTTTATCGAGCGCAAGGCGCTCGATGCGGCCGCGTGGGACAAGTTCCTCGCGCTCTTCGACTACGTGCGCATCGACGTCGACAACGCCGACGACTATGCGCGGCTCGCGCAGGCGTCGCGTCCGAACGCGCAGCGCATCTTTTATCTCGCGACCTCGCCCGAACTGTTCACGACGATCTGCGACAACCTCGCATCGCATTCGCTGATCGACAGCCACTCGCGCGTCGTGCTCGAAAAGCCGCTCGGCAACAATCTCGAATCGGCGCAGGCGATCAACAACGCGGTCGGCAAGCACTTCGAAGAACCGCAGATTTACCGGATCGATCACTACCTCGGCAAGGAGACCGTGCAGAACCTGATGGTGCTGCGCTTCGGCAATGCGATCTTCGGGCCGCTATGGCAGGCGCCGTATATCCGCAGCGTGCAGATCACGGTGGCCGAGACGGTCGGCGTGGGTAGCCGCGCGGGCTTCTACGACCAGACCGGCGCGATGCGTGACATGGTGCAGAACCACTTGCTGCAGCTGCTGTGCATCGTCGCGATGGAGCCGCCGGTGTCGCTCGACCCGGACGCCGTACGCGACGAAAAGCTCAAGGTGCTGCGCTCGCTGCGCCCGATGACCGCGGAAGATATTTCGCGCGACACCGTGCGCGGCCAGTACACGGCCGGCGCCGTCGGCGGCGAGCCGGTGAAGGGTTATCTCGAGGAAGATAACGTGCCGCAGGGCAGCCACGCCGAAACCTTCGTCGCCCTGCGCGCGCATATCAACAACTGGCGCTGGGCGCACGTGCCGTTCTTCCTGCGCACGGGCAAGCGGATGGCGAAGAAGGTGTCGGAGATCGTCATCGAGTTCGCGGATCTGCCGTTCTCGATCATGCCGAATAGCCCGTGTGGTCCGCGCAGCTGCGGCAACCGGCTCGTCATCCAGCTGCAGCCGGCCGAGTCGATCCAGTTGCAGATGCTCGCGAAGGAGCCGGGCAGCGGCATGCGCACGCTGCCGGTCAATCTGAACCTCGACCTCGAGCAGGCGTTCACGGGACGGCGAGCGGAAGCGTATGAGCGTCTGTTGATCGATGTCGTGCGCGGGCGCCTCACGCACTTCATGCGCCGCGACGAACTCGAAGCCGCATGGGCGTGGGCCGATCCGATCATCGAAGGCTGGAAGCTCGCGGGCGACCGGCCGCGGCCCTACACGGCCGGTACGTTCGGGCCGGGCGCGTCGACTGCGCTGGTGACGCGCGAGAATATGGCCTGGGCGGAAGAGTCTTGAGCGATTGAAAGAGAAAGGCCGAGCCCCGGTGGGCTTGGCCTGCGTGGATGACCCTTGTGACGACGCGTTCTTAAGGTTGACAATAAAATCCTTAAAGTTGACAATTAAGTCGCTTAAGGTTGTCAAAGAGGCGCGCAGTGAATACGAGAATCCGTCCACAAGGCGAGCAGGTCCGCGGTTTCCTGCTCGAACATATTGAATCGCATCAGGGCGACGTCGTCGCGCTCACCGCAGATCACTTCTCGATCAGTCGCCAGGCTGTGAACAAGCACCTGCTTGTACTGCGCGAGCAAGGCGCGATTGTCAAAGAAGGCAATACGAGGGATGCGCGCTACAGGCTTGTCCCTCTCGCCACTGAGAGCTTCCGGTTTCCGTTGACGGGTGAACTCGAAGAAAACGTGATCTGGAGCGAAGTCGTCAGGCCCTTGATCGAACCGCTTCCAGCCAACGTGCTCAATATATGGCACCACGGCTTCACGGAAATCTTTAATAACGCGATCGACCATTCAAACGGGACCACGGTTCTGGTGAAAATCACGCGAACCGCGGTATCCACGGAAATCATGGTTTCGGATGATGGTGTCGGGATCTTCAGAAAGATTCAGGCCGAATTGAATCTGCTCGACGAGCGCCATGCAATCTTCGAATTGGCAAAAGGCAAACTGACCACCGATCCCCAGAATCACTCGGGGGAGGGGATCTTTTTCACCTCGCGCATGTTCGACCAGTTCGGGATTCTCTCGGGCGCACTTTATTTCGATCACCATAAGGATTCGTCGGAAGACGTGGTAATGGAACGTGAGGTCGCTGCGGGCGGTACGTCTGTTTTTATGACGTTGAGCAATCGTGCGGCACACACAACCAAAGAAATTTTCGACGAATACACCGAAAACGAGGACTACACGTTCGACCGAACTGTCGTGCCGGTCGATCTCGCTAAATACGGCGTGGACGAATTGATTTCGCGGTCGCAGGCAAAACGATTACTTGCACGCCTCGACCTGTTTAAAAGAGTGGTGTTGGATTTCCGGAACGTCGACATGATTGGCCAAGCGTTTGCGGATCAGATCTTTCGCGTCTTCGCGAACGAGCATCCGGAAATAGAATTATTGGCGACCAATACGAGCGTGGCCGTACAGCAGATGATCTCTCGCGCTCGCGCGCAGCGCGAAGCGGCTCAGTGATGTTTGGCGCGAGGTAGCTCCGTTCGACAAACGAGGCTACCCCGCAAGACCTTCAAATCGAGCTTACGGTTTTTTAGGTCAAGCGCTTCTCACGCCCGCTGGTCACGCCGTATGCAACCCCCCACGCATCAACTCCCGCACGCGCGACATATCGGCCTCGACATGTCCCGCGTGCTCGAACAGCTCCGCAAGCCAGTCGACGAACGCGCGCACGCGCGGCGACACGCGCCGTCCCTTCACGTAAGCGATCGAGACGGTGGTCGGCACCGGTCGCCACTCCGGCAGCACCTCGCGCAGCATGCCGGCATCGAGCCACTGCTGCGCGGCGATCCGGGCCGGCTGGATCAGCCCGAGGCCTTGCAGGCCGCAGGTCAAACAGGCCTGCTCGTCGTTGACGTTGACGAAACCGTCGACCTTCACCGCGAGCGGCTTGCCGTCCACTTCGAAATCGAAGCTGGCCGAGCGCTCGCTCTGGCGCGCCGTGAAGTTCACCGCGACGTGCCGCGTGAGATCGTCGAGCGTTTCCGGCTCGCCGAAGCGTTCGAGATACGCCGGGCTTGCGCATGTCACATGCTCGAGCGTGCCAAGACGCCGCGCCGCCAGCCCCGAGTCGGGCAGCGCGCCGAGCTGGATGCTGCAATCGACGGCCTCGCCGACCAGATCCACCGCGCGGTTGCTCACGCCGATCGACAGCTCGATGTTCGGAAAGCGCGCATGGAAATCGTCGAGCGCGGGCAGCACGAGCGCGGTCGCGACCGCGCCCGGCATCTCGACGCGCAGCCGTCCGCTCGGGTTCGCGTCCGTCTGCCGCAGACTCGCCTCCATTTCGTCGATGTCCGCGAGAATCTGTGCGCAGCGCTCGTAGTACGCGGCGCCTTCCGGTGTCAGGCTCAGACGCCGCGTCGTGCGGACCAGCAACGCGGTGCCGAGCAAGGCTTCGAGGTTCTGCATGATCGTCGTGGCGGTGGCGCGCGGCATGTTCAACGACTCTGCGGCGCGCGTGAAGCTATTCGTATCGACGATCCTGATAAAAGTGCGCATGGCCTGAATACGGTCAATCACAGTGACTTCTCCTTTGTCCGGCGTACAGCCAAGAGAGCAACCTGATAAAACATGCAGCAACGACGAGCGGCCGACACGCCTCTCGAAAAGGCACGTCGGCACTGCGGGGCGAAACCAGGGTTACGCCGCTGAACTGCGCGCGGCGGTTAATTGGCGGTTAATTGGCGGTTAAGGGGCGTGATGGCGAAACTGGGTACTGCCGCCCGTCGTGGTCATGGGGATTCCTGCAAGAGAGGCCTTGCAGCCGCGGCTTTCAATTGCCGGCAGGCTTGTTTCATTCAGGTCGGGCGCGTTTCCGGCAGCGGCATCGGAGCGGGCGTAGCGGAGTACGCAATCGGCACGGTGAACGCGGCCTGACATGAATAAAAGCGTGAATGGAAGCGTGCTCTGAAGCTCCCATCAAAGGTCTCTCGTCAGGGTTCCTATAGTAAGGAGCGCCGGCATCTCAGGGAATACCTGAATGTCTTGAAGATTTGCCTATTCCTCGCGCCGTTGCACTAAACAACGCATTTGGTGCTAGATTTCAAGCCTTATTCTGTTGCGCGCGAGAGTCGTGCCGGCGGCCGGTCCGAGATTCGTGCCGGCTCGC
The genomic region above belongs to Paraburkholderia edwinii and contains:
- a CDS encoding FadR/GntR family transcriptional regulator, encoding MTSLPPDNPFRPKQIYEQVAERMRVDIRNGQFAPESRLPSERDLAARFGVGRPAVREAIGALQNEGLVLTRRNSGTYVCADALQRLATAPGGGAAFGADADFSPTSALDVRLVLEPAIARRAAMQARRDEIAEHYLAQMDSLTDVTDAAQRALWNDSDRLFHRQLAIMTGDALFVKIADEVAKAMNQPLWKRLKDDAIYDIGRVRLYVSEHRLIYEAIVNGDGEAAAFYVEQHIMRVRRDITPK
- the lhpH gene encoding trans-3-hydroxy-L-proline dehydratase — its product is MKLNRVISTVEVHTAGEPFRIVTSGLPKIPGKTIVERRAWLKEHADPLRRALIFEPRGHADMYGGYLTDAVSEGADFGIIFVHNEGYSDHCGHGVIALATAAVSLGWVERTEPETRVGIDAPCGFIEAFVKWDGTHAGSVRFVNVPSFIWARDVVVQTPGFGEVRGDIAFGGAFYFYTSGAPFELAVRESDIDRLIRFGAEVKRAANDAFKVQHPHIPEINHVYGTIIDNAPRHAGSTQANCCVFADREVDRSPTGSGTAGRVAQLYLRGQLKMGETLVNESVIGTIFRGRVLRETKLDRFDAVIPEIEGEAYICGFANWIVDERDPLSYGFLVR
- the lhpI gene encoding bifunctional Delta(1)-pyrroline-2-carboxylate/Delta(1)-piperideine-2-carboxylate reductase, which gives rise to MPNSLSTPLFNGAETARLTPYPALVDALATAVVDYTEKRIASPERLVVPLNDGGVLLSMPATAADLAIHKLVNVCPGNRERGLPTIHGQVMAIEPDTGETLFILDGPTVTGRRTAAMTMLGVRTLSRASPRDVLLIGTGTQAANHLEALRELYPEALVRVRGSSPARAHAFCDEHAARLQTKAGAQGSRLQPVEDTTVPDSVDLVITLTTSRTAVYNEAPRAGRLVVGVGAFKPDMAELGARTLSGSALFVDDPAGAKHEAGDLIQAGVDWANVAGIVVALGGAADRAARIARVAATDAPTAGAAATTDDGAPRVFKTVGCAAWDLAAGRVARGLLKAA
- the zwf gene encoding glucose-6-phosphate dehydrogenase, giving the protein MTTSHAPATPDLPLDMIIFGGAGDLSARKLLPALFMAHSHGNLPGDTRILAIGRRDWTREQYVNFMEEHSKPFIERKALDAAAWDKFLALFDYVRIDVDNADDYARLAQASRPNAQRIFYLATSPELFTTICDNLASHSLIDSHSRVVLEKPLGNNLESAQAINNAVGKHFEEPQIYRIDHYLGKETVQNLMVLRFGNAIFGPLWQAPYIRSVQITVAETVGVGSRAGFYDQTGAMRDMVQNHLLQLLCIVAMEPPVSLDPDAVRDEKLKVLRSLRPMTAEDISRDTVRGQYTAGAVGGEPVKGYLEEDNVPQGSHAETFVALRAHINNWRWAHVPFFLRTGKRMAKKVSEIVIEFADLPFSIMPNSPCGPRSCGNRLVIQLQPAESIQLQMLAKEPGSGMRTLPVNLNLDLEQAFTGRRAEAYERLLIDVVRGRLTHFMRRDELEAAWAWADPIIEGWKLAGDRPRPYTAGTFGPGASTALVTRENMAWAEES
- a CDS encoding STAS-like domain-containing protein, producing the protein MNTRIRPQGEQVRGFLLEHIESHQGDVVALTADHFSISRQAVNKHLLVLREQGAIVKEGNTRDARYRLVPLATESFRFPLTGELEENVIWSEVVRPLIEPLPANVLNIWHHGFTEIFNNAIDHSNGTTVLVKITRTAVSTEIMVSDDGVGIFRKIQAELNLLDERHAIFELAKGKLTTDPQNHSGEGIFFTSRMFDQFGILSGALYFDHHKDSSEDVVMEREVAAGGTSVFMTLSNRAAHTTKEIFDEYTENEDYTFDRTVVPVDLAKYGVDELISRSQAKRLLARLDLFKRVVLDFRNVDMIGQAFADQIFRVFANEHPEIELLATNTSVAVQQMISRARAQREAAQ
- a CDS encoding LysR family transcriptional regulator; this encodes MIDRIQAMRTFIRIVDTNSFTRAAESLNMPRATATTIMQNLEALLGTALLVRTTRRLSLTPEGAAYYERCAQILADIDEMEASLRQTDANPSGRLRVEMPGAVATALVLPALDDFHARFPNIELSIGVSNRAVDLVGEAVDCSIQLGALPDSGLAARRLGTLEHVTCASPAYLERFGEPETLDDLTRHVAVNFTARQSERSASFDFEVDGKPLAVKVDGFVNVNDEQACLTCGLQGLGLIQPARIAAQQWLDAGMLREVLPEWRPVPTTVSIAYVKGRRVSPRVRAFVDWLAELFEHAGHVEADMSRVRELMRGGLHTA